One part of the Cyclobacteriaceae bacterium genome encodes these proteins:
- a CDS encoding aminotransferase class IV family protein — protein MYTFLNESFVPDDKAFLHVSDLSIQRGYGIFDFFRVMDNYPLFIEDYLERLYVSAKEMHLKVPYAPEQLKALIFELIQKNNIPMSGIKVILTGGYSPDGYQLADKANLIMVQKPMNFPAPGFPTEGIKIITHEYLRDKPHVKTINYVVGIWIQNKVLEKKAADVLYHYKGQVSEFPRCNFFMVRKDNTVVTPGENILEGVTRKHVLRLAAKKYKVEIGSVTLDDIVQAKEAFLTSTSKRIVPITQMDEATIGDGKPGKVTHDLYNDLIALEVKEQKKPGKFRQPINA, from the coding sequence ATGTATACGTTTTTAAATGAATCTTTTGTTCCTGATGATAAGGCCTTCCTTCATGTGAGTGATCTTTCCATTCAACGAGGGTATGGCATCTTCGATTTTTTTCGGGTGATGGATAATTACCCGCTTTTTATTGAAGATTACCTGGAGCGGTTGTACGTATCAGCAAAGGAAATGCACCTGAAAGTACCTTACGCACCCGAGCAGCTCAAAGCACTAATATTTGAGTTGATTCAAAAGAACAATATTCCGATGTCGGGAATAAAAGTTATCCTCACGGGTGGTTACTCACCCGATGGCTATCAATTGGCGGATAAGGCAAACCTGATTATGGTGCAAAAGCCGATGAACTTTCCTGCCCCAGGTTTTCCAACGGAAGGCATTAAAATCATCACACACGAATACCTTCGCGATAAACCACACGTAAAAACCATAAACTATGTGGTGGGCATCTGGATACAGAATAAGGTACTGGAGAAAAAGGCAGCGGATGTCTTGTACCACTATAAAGGCCAGGTATCAGAATTTCCACGATGCAACTTCTTTATGGTAAGAAAAGACAACACGGTTGTTACGCCCGGTGAAAATATTCTGGAAGGTGTAACACGAAAGCATGTGCTGCGGTTAGCGGCTAAGAAATACAAGGTGGAAATCGGAAGCGTTACACTGGATGATATTGTACAGGCGAAAGAGGCTTTCCTGACCAGTACTTCAAAACGCATCGTGCCGATCACACAAATGGATGAGGCCACTATTGGTGATGGCAAGCCCGGTAAGGTTACCCACGATTTGTATAATGACCTAATAGCGCTCGAAGTCAAAGAACAAAAAAAACCAGGTAAATTTCGGCAACCTATTAATGCTTAG